The Neodiprion lecontei isolate iyNeoLeco1 chromosome 6, iyNeoLeco1.1, whole genome shotgun sequence sequence CAAGGTGAAGGGGAATTCCATTTACATTTACCGCGTAACGTCTACTAGCTGTTACCTAAAAATGCTGTCATTTGGTAGAAAATCTATCAATcgatcaacaatttttttcctctgcaAATCTATCCGCATACGTTTACGTATCGCATGAGCAAATAAACGAGCAAGAAAAAGACATGATCAGTCTGTGATGATGCGAGCTTTTAGAAGCGTCgcctcgaaaattttttggtgaagcATTTTCACCTTATTTATAAACTTGAATTATATGTTAGCATTTCGTAATATCTACACGGTCCTGTCGCATCTTTTTCTCATCTGGACTTTGGAACATTATATAAGTTGAAAGACTAGCCGTGTTACGTTATCTGGTCATCCAGAGTAGAAAACACTTTTTAACTAGCGTCGAAATCTCAACTAGCTCGTTATTGTTTCCTTGACTTTACCGTCTCTGAAAGCTGAGAGAAGACTGTAGATTGTATGACCTTCCTTGACCTTCACCTATCACATTAGGTTATCGAAATTCTGGTTTCTTTATTCACACTTCATCGGCGCAATCTGCAGATGCTCGGAACGCGCGTCGTCAAAATTACTTATTCGGTGCAGTGTAACTCTCTGTGTTAGATATTGACTCGTCTGAATGCAATTATTACTTAAGCTCGTTCGCGacataatttttgaatattacaCTTTAAATCAATCGATACGTGTATCCACTCGTAGATAGTAAAAGTACAAATCGGAAAATGATCCCTCGTTATGACATTGGTAGCGCTGTTTCGGTGCAGAGGTAAGTAGTTAATCGTAAGACGGAAATGGCTTCACCGAATTAGTAACCACGACGTTCCAAATATCCGGCGTTAGCTGGTTAACGTTCCAATACATGTCTTCTTGAATCACATtactttttaaattcaaaccGAGACACCGAATCTTCTTCCTCGAGACCATTTCGTATGCCTTTATTTAAAAGCAGTTCAATTTCCTTTTTCCTCATCACTCGATTAATCTGATCAGGATCGTCAGCTAAGAGCTGACTTTCACGGATTAAAATACGAGCCGGAAGCGCACTATGACCCACAAATTAGGCTCCGTGACCCACGGGTCAGTCCCAATCATCCCCACTCTGATCCTAAACATTTCGTAAGCCTCACGTGCGGATAGCGAATCGGGGACTTTAGTGATACGAAGATCGTGGTCCTGGGTGGCACTGTAGCAGCCACATCTTTCACaagtttgtaatttttcttaccgCATGGGTGCTAGACCCTGCAGATTTAAACCTTGGTCGAAAATCGCTATGATCGAGGTCGACGAACCGATCAGTGGATCGTGGTGAACATTTATCCGTGACAAACGCGCGTTCATCGGCTCGAATAAACCAGATTTTCACTCAAGACGTGATAAACACTGCACAGCAGATACTCACGGAGCATTTTGCGCCTTCCAGGGTCCCGTTGCAGGCACCATCACGTCGGAAACCGCCACCAATCGGCTTCATTTCACCGGCTCATAAAATGGCCAGGGAGACGATTGAAATTTCGGGCGGTCAGAGCGTCAACTCAACGATAACGAGTGTCAACAGCATCAGCAGTCTTCTCAAGGAAAAATTACAGCTTTCCATTCCTCAGGCGCTGCGGAGTAGCAAGAAACAGCAAAATGCTGATTACAGGTATGACTCAGGATTCCCTTTTTGCATGACGGAAGTATTATGAGGTTCTGATCACTTCTGACCTTGCATAGTAGTCATCGACGTGCTTTTCTTCAAGGCGTAGAAGTCGAATAATCATGTGCTTCCGTTTCATTTCCCAGGCTGAGGGCCTTCGTCGGTATCCTGTTCTTCAGCATAGTCTTCCTGATCGGATTCGCCTACGTTTACTACAACCAACACGTTCTTCAGAGGGCGTACTTTGAGCTGTTCAGGTGAGCAACGTGTTCCGTAACTTTGAGTAATTGATAATGCTTCTTATGGTGGTGCAACCCTATAATCAGACAACCATCAAATGCAGTGAATTGCCGGTTAGACGACGAAACGTCATTATCGCGGTGCGACATGACAACGATCTCTAATTTTCACCCAGGAAGCAATCATAACGTACTTTATACCTATAGTCCGCATGGTTGAGGTTCGTAGGCGGAGAAGCGAGTGCTCGCTTCGCATGTCGCCGTTTCAACTAGAGGCAATTTAAATTATTGATCCAAATAGCTTGTCGAGTTATCGTTGTCACGAAAGCTGATCGTTGATTTGCGGCATAAACACAGAGGCGAAACCGCCCCGCTACACAAACCAATCGACCGTTGCACCATGAAAATTCACCTATTATTTTCTCGTTCTAATCGCAGCTTCAACAAGAACGACCGGACGATGCACGTCTACAGTAGAAAGGGTGTCGAGCTAATATCTGCTCGATTGGGTGAAGGGATACTTCATGCAACCGGGGTGTTTCCCTGTCTTCCCCATCACGACAGACCCGGTTCCGTATGCCTCGAATGGCTGCAGCAAACCAGACTCTACTTATCGCACACCGATCATGATCAGGAGAGCACTCACTGCTACCATATAACATGGCAGAGTCTGAGCCCCAGCTACAACCCGAAGGACTGTTTTGACTGGTCTCCGAAACGGGGCCACTGGTACGGTGCCGGACAGACTCAGAACATGGCGTATCCGCTGGAGAAGGGGGCTTCGGATTCTAGTGCCTTTGTAACCGGAGACATAAAGAAGCACGCCTTCGGGAACGTCCTCAGGCGTTACTTCTTAAACTCGAAGGGGGCCACGATCGTCGTGGATCCCGAGTCGCCGCTCTACGTCTCGATAAACGCTAAAGGGTCGCAGGACTTCTGCATCGAGGCGAAGTACGACTCGTTCGCTTATATAAACCACCTGACGCCACTGCCGCAGCTGAACTACACGGTGTGCGCCTCGGACAACATAAAGACGCTGCTCTCGATGATAACGGAAAAGGCCCCACCGGGCGGGCCCAAGAAGGAGGACGTGGACGCCGTGAATTCCCTGATTTCCGAGCCGGTTTGGCAGATCTCGCCAACGGATGAGGCGGCCATATACAACTACACCGTGGATGTAAACGACCACGGTTTCCTCCAAGGTCACGTACTTCTCAGCGAGGGATGGCAGCCGAACTCCGGTGACTTCCATCTTGACATGGAGCGGTTCCCCACGATGGTGAAGACCATCAAAACCATCCACCGTCGCGGGTTCAGGATCATATTTTCTATCCAACCGTTCATATCCACCGAGTCGGTAAACTTCGTGGACGCCGTTGCCAGTCGACTCTTGATATCCGAGCGGGGTAGTGACCCAAGGATACCAGCCTTGACCAGGTACAAGCAGAGCAACAGCGCCGCCATACTGGACATAACGAACGACAGGACCTTGCCTTGGCTCGAGGACAAGCTGCAGAGCCTCGTCAACAACTACAAGGTCGACTCATTCTACCTCGACTTGGGGAACGCTTACGACATGCCGCACTATTACAAATGTCAAAAGCCACTGACGAATCCGGACCACTACAAGACCCTCTTCACCGAGGCGATACTGAGCTCGGTACCGGTGATCGGGGTTTCCGGCGCCATCACGAGACCAAAGACGCCGGTTTTCGTTTCCCTGCCGCCGTTTCCGTCATCCTGGAAGGCGATTAAGACGGTGATACCGACCGTGCTGAGTTACGGTATAATCGGGTATCCCTTCATAATGCCCGGCGCTGTAGGTGGCGACGTCGCTCTTCCGATGTCGGACAACAACCCGAATAATGACTTCGAGGTCAATCTGCCCGACAAGGAGTTGTACCTCAGATGGTTGCAGCTCTCGACCTTCTTACCGGTAATTCGATTCACTCACTTGCCGAGCAAATACTCGAACGAATCGGTCCTCGAGATGGCCAAGAGCTTAACCACCCTGAGACAGAAGACGGTGAAACCTCTGCTCACGAAGTACGCCCTCGAGGCGTTCGAGTTGGGACTCCCGATCATCAGGCCTCTCTGGATGCTGGATCCGTCCGACCCCGCCTGTCACGACGTGGTCGACGAATTTTCCGTTGGCGAAGAGCTCATAGTTGCTCCAATTTTGTACTCGGGTAGCAGGCAAAGGGAGGTGTATCTTCCGGCCGGAGTCTGGAGGGACGGTATCGACGGAACACTGAAGAAGGGGTCAAGATGGATCCACAACTACAGAGTGGCCGAGGACAAGGTTGCGTACTTCGTCAAAATGCCTGACAACACTAGATTTTGAAGTGATTGTGATATATCCTTGCTGCGTGACAGCGTACCtgtattgtaaataaaaaaataaaaaaattaatacaggTATGATTCGTAAAAAGTGACGTATAGTATAATGAGGAATGCCTCGCCCGATGTGTGTACATAGGCTGTAAATTTACTCTGTGCCATTATACGCTATTTTGCAATATTGATCACGCTATATGAGCTTTATG is a genomic window containing:
- the LOC107217880 gene encoding myogenesis-regulating glycosidase, which produces MDRINRRRRKAKKPKKLLLSTVDPWDVQVASFEPEGLAQRRGVSLSSIVTSPDVQTPSGRVLRTPSPWYKPGTNSPAPNTADTDQGALTSPEWPLPWYKPLRSSTLDTPRGSTQSVPPLKPPRSRANSRGQSTDSVDNETGSKTDGNFTPSGVKVPIVQFHLEDEKIPPVKTNGVQFHERERNFLSVPKIVVSEDCDTEESPKIKENGTSSNSSIKLTNGTSGTESPYGSKNPGQHPLLIVEGKYRTSVESIVEDLVKTRYSPQTARQRRLHRLSPRNSSVHEGEARTDNGRPLSAGTIEVKKTPNSPSIVRIGSRHEIFEPRRNSRKSSISMPDRLDNMEGLEQSMRQQGTSSKFRRDDSDSSVTFSNSGSTPRESALDSDTDDDVNDEELAKVPLQAPSRRKPPPIGFISPAHKMARETIEISGGQSVNSTITSVNSISSLLKEKLQLSIPQALRSSKKQQNADYRLRAFVGILFFSIVFLIGFAYVYYNQHVLQRAYFELFSFNKNDRTMHVYSRKGVELISARLGEGILHATGVFPCLPHHDRPGSVCLEWLQQTRLYLSHTDHDQESTHCYHITWQSLSPSYNPKDCFDWSPKRGHWYGAGQTQNMAYPLEKGASDSSAFVTGDIKKHAFGNVLRRYFLNSKGATIVVDPESPLYVSINAKGSQDFCIEAKYDSFAYINHLTPLPQLNYTVCASDNIKTLLSMITEKAPPGGPKKEDVDAVNSLISEPVWQISPTDEAAIYNYTVDVNDHGFLQGHVLLSEGWQPNSGDFHLDMERFPTMVKTIKTIHRRGFRIIFSIQPFISTESVNFVDAVASRLLISERGSDPRIPALTRYKQSNSAAILDITNDRTLPWLEDKLQSLVNNYKVDSFYLDLGNAYDMPHYYKCQKPLTNPDHYKTLFTEAILSSVPVIGVSGAITRPKTPVFVSLPPFPSSWKAIKTVIPTVLSYGIIGYPFIMPGAVGGDVALPMSDNNPNNDFEVNLPDKELYLRWLQLSTFLPVIRFTHLPSKYSNESVLEMAKSLTTLRQKTVKPLLTKYALEAFELGLPIIRPLWMLDPSDPACHDVVDEFSVGEELIVAPILYSGSRQREVYLPAGVWRDGIDGTLKKGSRWIHNYRVAEDKVAYFVKMPDNTRF